The sequence GGCGTGCGCCCGGGTCAGGTCGTGGAACCGGTAGCGCTCCTCGCCGACCTCTTCCAGCAGGTGCGCCCGGGCCAGCTCCTCCAGCAGCACCCGCGCCTCGTCCTCGCCGACACCGGCGGCGTGCGCGGCGGTGAGGACGGTCACGGTCGGCCAGGGCCACACGGCGAGCGCACGGTAGAACGCGGCGCAGTCGGGGGTCAGTTCGCCGTAGGCGACGTCCTGGGCGAGACGGACGGGATCGGGTCCGGGTCCGGGATCCGCCGTACCGTCCGGGGTGCCTTCGCGCACGGCGGTGCCTTCCTCGTCGTGGCCCTGCATCCGGCCGGACAGCTGCTGGGCGACGCGTTCCCAGGTCAGCTGGTGCCGGACGGCGAGGCCGGCGCCCGTGGTGCACACCGCGAGGGGGATCCCGCCGGTGCCTTCCACCACGGCCCTGACCACGGCGTCCGGCGCGGACGGGCGGTCGCGGCCGGCGACCCGCCTGATCAGCGTGACGCAGTCCTCGGCCGACAGCGGCCCCAGCGTGTACGGCCGGGCACCGTGCTCGCCCACGAGACGCGGCAGGCGGTACCGGCCCGCCACCAGGACGAGGCACGTCGGCGAGGCCGGGAGCAGCGGGATGACCTGGGCGTCGTCAAGGGCGTTGTCCAGTACGACGATCAGGCGCCGGTCGGCGGTGCAGTCCCGGTACAGGTCCCGCTGCCGTGCCTCGTCCCCCGGCACCATGGCGCTCGGCACCCCGAGCCGCTCCAGGAAGCGCGCGAGCACGTCGGAGGGCGCGAGCGCCGTGCCCACCGACGCGCCGGCCAGGTCCGCGAACAGCACGCCGTCCGGAAACCGCTCCCGCAGCTCGTTCGCCACGTGGACGCAGGCGGCGGTCTTGCCGATGCCGGCCGGCCCGGTGAGGACCGCGACGACGGGCGCGCCGGGCGGGCGGCCCTCCTCGTCCAGCAGTGCCGTGAGCCACGCGAGGACCTCCGCGCGGTCGGTGAACGCGGCCGTCGTCGGCGGCAGCATCTGCGGACGGGAGGCACCGTGCGCCACGGCGGGTACGGTGCGGGGCGACAGCCATGAGGCGTCACGGACCCACTCGGTCACCTCGCGGGCGAACTCCGGTGATCTGCGGGCGAGTTCGAGCAGGTGCCGGGCCGCCTCGGTCTGCTCGGGCCCGGTGACGGGCAGCCTGGGCCGCTGCGAACCGTCCTGCGCGGACCGGGAGTCGTGCCCGGCGCGGCGGCCCCGGCTCAGCAGGTCGTAGAGGCGCTCGGAGGTCCGCCGGCCCGCATCGCCGCCCGCTCCGGACAGGGCACCCGACACGACCGTACCGACCGCGGTGACAGCCATGCCCATGAACGGTTCCACCTGGACTCCCCCAACTCGCCGTTGCGGTCATCGTATCGACGCGGTGCGGGCGCCAGGCCGGAACGACGGGCGGCGGGGTGATTGCCGGTCGAACGCGCGGTCGAGATCTTGGATCGGCGCGCACTGCCCGCGAGCCACGAAAATAAGATTGATCACGGAAAGGGGTCAAGTCGGTACATATCGCTACCATCGGTGTGGTGACCGACCTGCACACCGCGCTGTGGGGACTGCTGGGCAGCAGTGTCGCCGAAGCGCTCAACCTCTCCGCGCTCATGCGTCCGAGCGGTCCGCGCAGCCGCTGGCGCTGGCCGTGGCGCAACCGCGCCGACCGCCCGGTGATGCTGGTGGCCATCGGCCTGCGGCTGTTCGCCGGCTTCGGCCTCACCGCGGCACTGGGGAACTCGGGCCAACTGCCCAATGCCACCGCCGCCTTCGCCGTCGGCGTGACGACCCCGCTCGTCGTGGCCAGGTTCTTCCAGTCCATCCCCGTCTCCGGGCCGGGTGCGCCGCAGCATGCCGAGCCTCCGCTGCCCGCCGCACGGCAGGCGGGCGAGGACGACGAGGCACTGTCACGGCCCAGGGGATCCAATGCTGCAAACTGACACCTTCCTCGGCCGCCTGGTACTGGAGCTGGGGGCCCATCCCCCCGATGCGCCGCCGCCGGGAGGGGACCGGCTCGGCGCCCGGCTGGTGACGGCGCTGGCCGCACGGCCGCTTCCGGCGGTGGGCGCCACGGCCCTTGCACCGCCTCCGCGTCCTTGCCGGACGCCCTCGCGGACGAGATGGCTCCCCGGGCTGCTGACCAGCTGGCTCGTCGTACTGGCCTGCCTCACCTCCGCCGCCGTACAGGGCACGCTGCCGTCGCCGTGGCAGAGCGCGGCGCCGGAGCGTGCGGGCGCGGTACAGCCGGAGCGTTGGCGGCCGGACGCAGGGCAGCTCGGACGGGCCGGCGCGGCGGCGTTCACGCCGGACGGCCGGCGGCTCGTGACGGTCACCGGCTCCGGGGTTGACACCTGGGACCTGACGGAACCCGGGCATCCGGAACGCGTTCGCCTCGGGCGTGGCCCGGCCGGGGTGACGGCCCTCGGGATCAGCCCCGACGGCCGGACGCTCGTGACCGCGGGAGCGCGGGAGGTGCGCGCCCTGGCGATGGACTCGGGACGGCCGCGGTGGTCCCTCGAAGGCGTCACCGGGCAGGTCAAGGCCCTGCTGGTCACCGGGCACGACGTACTGCTGGCCGCCTCCGGCCGGGGCGGCGCCACGGAGCTGACCGAGCTGCGCCCGGGCCACGCGGGACCGCGTTCACCCGTCGCCCTGGCCGATCTGGCCGCAAGGGCGCGGGCGGCGCGGTTCTCGCCGGACGGGCGGACCCTCGCGCTCGCCGACACCTCCGGAGCCGTACGCCTGTGGAACCTGGTGGACCCGAGGCGTCCACGAGCGGCAGGCCCCCCCTTCGCCCCCGGCGGCAGGGACGTCGACTCCCTCGCCTTCAGCCCGGACGGCCGGGTGCTGGCCACGGTGAACGGCGGCAGAGCCGTGCGCCTTTGGGACGTGTCCGACGCCGCGCACCCCCGCTGCCTCGGGCGCCCCCTCACCGGTGCCGAGCAGGTCACCGGCGTCGCCTTCAGCCCGGACGCCCGGCTCGTGGCCACGGTGAGCGCAGCGGGAACGGCGAGCCTGTGGAGACGCGGGCCCGCCGCCGGCCGCTGACACTCCGCCACGGACCGCCGGACGACGTACGCCGGGCTCGCGAGGGCGGCCCGGCGGTCCGGCGGTCCGGCGCGCTTCGGGGGCGCGCGGCGCGTCCGCGGACGCGCCAGGAGCAGCTGATGTTCCTCCGGGGGCTACCGGATAGTAACCGCTTTCTCCTACGCTGCCGCCAACTCGACGGCAGCACAGGGGAGTTCAGGCATGCGGGTGATGAGACGGCTTGCGGCGCTCGTGGGAGCGGCGGCACTGCTGGCGGTGGTACCGGGCAACGCCCACGCGGCGTCGGCGAAGTTCTCCGAGACGACGGCGATCGGCACGCACAACGCGTACGACAAGTCCAAGTACACGTACTTCGCCCAGGCGCTGGACTCCGGTGCCTCGCTGCTCGAGATCGACATCTACGCGGACAGCCTGAACAAGCGGTGGCGGGTGAGCCACAGCAACCCGATAGGCAACGACAACAACTGCGAGGACGCGAAGACCCCGGGCGAGCTGTACAGCAAGGACCGCAACCAGGACTTCGGCAGCTGCCTGGACAACATCGCGGCCTGGAACCAGCTCCACCCCGACCACCCGCCCATCGTCTTCAAGACAGAGATGAAGGCCGGGTTCAACAACGACGCCGGACTCGGCCCGGACGAGTTCGACACGCTGATCAGCCAGAAGCTCGGCAGCAGCGTCTACAAGCCGTCCGACCTGCTGGGTTCGTCGTACTCGACGCTGGACGCGGCGGCGAAGGCGAACGCCTGGCCGGGCCGGGACTCCCTCAGGGGCAAGTTCGTCTTCGAGGTGATCCCGGGCACCGTGGAGATGAACAACCCGTTCGACCACTACTGGACGGACCAGGAGTACGGCGACCACCTGCGCGACCTGTACGCCGCAGGGAACATCGCGCGGGCCGAGGCCTTCCCCGCGGTGCTGGGCGCGGCGGGCGGTGACCCGCGGGCGAGCCGCTGGACCTCCGACACCTCGATCCGCCCCTGGTTCGTGTTCTTCGACGGCGACGCGGCGACGTACGTCAACAACGGCTACGACACGTCGTTCTACTCCGCGAACCACTACATCCTGATCATGACGGACGCCTACGCCGTGTCCCCGGCGATCTCCTCCACCGCCCCGACGGACGCCGAAGTCGCCGCCAGGCTGGCGCTGCTGGCCGGGGACCACGCGAGCATCATCACCTCGGACTGGTCGTCGAAGCCGGCCTCGGTACTCAGTTCGGTGGTCACCCGGAGCTGACGTTCCCCCGCGCGGGGCGGATCGGGCGTGCCATCGTGGGGCATCACTCAACCAGCAGCTCCAGCTCCTTACCCCCACCGGCACTTCGAGGAGTCCCCACATGCTCCGCGGCATCGATGTCAGCGCGTACCAGTCGTCCTCGTACGACACGAGCGGCCTCTCCTTCGCCTTCGTCAAGGCGACGGAGGGCCGTTCGTACACCAGCCCCCACGCCGCCACCCAGGCGAAGACCGCCCGTGACGCCGGCCTGGTCGTGGGCTTCTACCACTTCCTGTGGCCCGGCGACCTGACCGCCCAGGCCGAGTACTTCGTGACCAAGGCCCCGTCGAGGGCGGGCGACATCCTCGCCGTCGACTGGGAGACCACCGGCGACGGCACCCACGCGAGCAACGCGGAGAAGGACGCCTTCATCAGGAAGGTGAAGTCCCTGCGCCCGGCCCACCGGGTCATCCTGTACACGAACCGCGACTTCTGGCTCAACATCGACACCACGTCCTACGCCGGCGACGGCCTCTGGATCGCCGACTACGTCACAGCGGGCCACCCCCGCATCAAGGCGAAGTGGCGCTTCCACCAGTACACCAGCGATCCGCACGACAAGGACGTGGCCGACTTCCCGTCCAAGGCGGCGCTGCAGCAGTGGGCCGACGGCTGAGGACGGCCGCACCGGCCCGCGGTGGCGGCGGCCGTCAGCCCCGGAAGCCCGCCGGGCGCTCCGGAGAGGCCTCGGCGAGTGCCTTCTCGACGGCCTCCGTGCCGGCCTGGAGGCCGTAGACCGGGCTGTCCGGCTGCTGGCGCCAGGAGTCGTCGATGCCGCCCGCGTCGACGGTGTCGAAGCCGAGTTCGTCGATCAGGGCGCGGACCTTGGCCTTGGCCGCCGCGTCGTCACCGGCCACCGGGAGGGCCATCCGGTCGGCGGCGCCCCGGGGACGGGGCCGGTCCAGGATGTCCGCCGCGTAGGTGCCGTTGAAGGCCTTGACGACCGGGTGGCCGAGGTGCTGCTCGGTCCAGCGGCTCTCGGTCAGGCCCTCGTCCTCGATCGCGGCGATACGGCCGTCGCGCTGCTGCGGGTAGTAGTTGCCGGTGTCGATCACCACGGCCCCCTCGGCCATCCCGTCCAGCAGGCCGGAGGGAAGGCTCGGGACCGCCTTCAGCGGGACGGTGACGACCACCACCTCGGCGCCCTTGGCCGCGTCCTGCGCGCGGACCGCGGTCGCGCCCGTCTCCTCGGCCAGTTCCCTGAGGGTCTCGGGGCCTCGGGAGTTGGCCACGGAGACGTCGTGGCCGAGGGCGGTGAGCCTGCGGGTGAGGTTGCCGCCGATGTTGCCCGCACCGATGATGCCGATCTTCATGACAGGCCTTCCGGAGTGATTTTCCATGCATGTGCATGCTTCGGTCACCCCCGACAACCCCTTCGCCGCGGGCCCTATTCCGGGACTCCGGCATTCGTGTGCATCCGGTTCACAGACGTACGACGAGGGGGTGCCCCGGCCGGTGCGGCCGGGGCACCCCCTCGGGCGCGTCACCCGCGCATCACTTGTTCAGGTAGGCCCAGAACTCGTCGAACGACAGGACCTTGTCGCCGTTGAGGTCGCGCTGCTTGATGATGGCCGCAGCCACCTCCTCGGTGACGTTCCAGTCGCCTCCCTCGGCCAGCGCGTGCTTGAACTCGGCGGCGGTGATGAATCCGTCCCCGTTCGCGTCGATCCGCTCGAACTGCTTGCGTGCTTCCTCGATGTCCGCCACCGATCCGCCCCTTTTGTTCGTGTTTCTTGTGCCGTGCAGGCGTACTGACGCTGGTCAGATTAACGGCCCGGCCAGGCCTTCAGCGCCGCGACCACCCAGCCGAACTCCTCCTGGAACCTCGGCGGCTCCGGGCTGCCCTTGATCACGGCCGCCAACTCCCGGTAGCGGACGACCTCGTCGCCGAGGTCGATACGGCGGAGCACGGCGGCGCGGTCGGTACCCTCGCCGAACAGTTCGACCAGGACCGCGTCCGCCTCGGGCGACTCGGGTGCCACCCCTGCCTCCCGGGCGGCACCGGCCAGCTCCACCAGCCGCTGGAAGAACCGCGCCGAAGAGCCGGGCGGGGTGCCGGGAGCGCGGTCGGCCGCGTTGAACTCGATCATCTTGCGCATCGCGGCACGGAAACCCGGGTTCTGGAGCAGTTCCGCCAGCTCCACCCAGGCGTCGACCTGCTCCGGCGTGGGGTCATCCGGCAACTGCACGCCGATGCTGCGGGTCCGCTCGCGGATCCACGGGTCGGCCGTGTCGAGCCCGTGGAAGATCTCCTCCACGAAGTCGTCCACGATGCGCTGCCGCTGCGCTGCGGACAGCCGGGCCAGTTTGTTCATCAGGGTCATCTCCTCGGCGCTCGAACCTCTCCGGGCGACCGTCGACAGCACGGCCCGGGTCACCTTCAGCGCCCTGATCTGCGCGTCCAGCGCCACCACATGGGTGGCCGCCACCTCGGCCACCGAACGCTCCCCGGCCAGCACCCGGCGTACGTCCGTCAGGCCGAGCCCCAGCTCGCGCAGGGTGCGGATCAGCTCCAGGCGGGCGACGCCGGCGCTGTCGTAGAGCCGGTAGCCGCCCGGGGAGCGGGTCACCGGGGTGAGCACGCCCTCGTCAGACCAGTAGCGGATGGTGCGCACGGTCAGCCCGGTCGCCCGGGCCAGTTCGCCGATGGTGAGGAGTCCGGTGCCGTCGTCGGTCATGTCCGGGAGTCTGCGCCTTCCAGCGGGTGGAGACTCAAGGAGCGGGGAACGCCCGCGGCATGCGGGCGTTCCAGGCGGCCGGTTACCGCGCGGTGGGCTCGGAGGCGCTGCCGCCGCAGCGGCGCCCGGGCCCGGTCAGCGGAAGACGCCGGTGTGGCCGAGCGAGTAGCGGCCCGGCTGCGGGTAGACGGCGAGGCCGTGCGGGCCGCTGCCGACCTTGATGCGGGCCAGCTGCCTGCCGGTCCGGGTGTCGATGGCGTACACCTCGGAGTTGTAGCGGCCGGACAGCCACAGCACCTTGCCGTCGGCCGAGACACCGCCCATGTCGGGGCTGCCGCCGCCGGGCAGCCGCCACTTCATGGTGAGCTTGTCCTGGGCGAAGTCGAAGACGGAGATGGTGCCCTCGCCCCGGTTGGAGATGTACATCTCGCGGGAGTCGCGGCTGACGTAGAGGCCGTGGCAGCCCTTGCCGGTGTAGAGGAAGCGGGGCTTGGTGAAGTTGTCGCCGTCGAGGATCCACAGGCCGTTCGCGACCATGTCGGCGACGTAGAACAGCTTGCCGTCCGGGGAGATCTTGACGTCCTGCGGCATGGCTCCGCGGTACGGCAGCTTCTGGTGGTCGACGACCTCCATCCGCGCGGTGTCGACCTTGAGCAGATCGCCGCTGAACTCGCAGGAGACGATGAAGTAGCGGCCGTCCGGGGAGAAGTCGGCGTGGTTGACGCCGTAGCAGTGCACCGGGAGGGTCTTGACGACCTTCATGGTGTGCGCGTCACGGAAGACCAGCTCGCGGTCCATGGAGGCCATGACGACGGCGTACCTGCCGTCGGGCGTGAAGTACAGGTTGTACGGGTCGTGCACGGGGACCGGTTTGCCGGGCTCGCCGGTCCTGGGGTCGATCGGGGTGAGGCTGTTGCCGAGGTCGTTGTTGACCCACAGGGTCTTCAGGTCCCAGGACGGCACGACGTGCTGCGGCTGGCGGCCGACCGGGAAGGTGTCGATGACCTTGTACGTCTTCGGGTCGATGACGGTGACGGTGTTGGAGTTGGTGTTGGGGACGTACACCCGGGAGGGGAAGTCCTTGACGACCGGGGAGAGCTGGCCCGGCCGGTCGGCGGCGTAGAGATCCTCCGGGTTCTCGACCGGGGGCATCCCGGGCAGCACGTCCACCCGTTTCTGGTTCACCTGCGGCTGGGCCGGCGGCTTGCTGCCGAGGGCCTCGTCGTGGCCTTTCGAGGATCCGGAACTGCACGCGGACAGCAGCGTCAGGGCGGTGAGGGCGGCGCCTGCGGCCAGCAGCCGGGCGGCTTTCGTGGTTCGCATCAGCTCAGCAGCTCCGTGGTGGTGACCGCGCGCAGCTTGCGGCGGTCGAGTTCGTGGAGGACGTCGGGCAGGGCGGCGACGGTGCCCGGGTACCCGAAGTGCATGCTCACTACCGACCCGTTCCTGACTTCGGCGAGAACCTTGCGGGTGATGGCGGCGGCGCCGGGGCTGGTGTAGTCGAGCGAGTCGACGTCGTACGACAGCACGTGCGGGTAGCCGGCCTCGCGGGCGAGCCGGGCGACCAGCGGCGAGGCGGTCGGGGACCGGGAGGGCCGGAACCAGGTCCCGATGGATCCGGTGAGCCGCTTGAGGCGGTCCGCGCAGTCGGTGATCTCCTTGCGGGCCGCGGCCTCGGCCATGGTGTTGACGGAGATGTGCCGCTGGGTGTGGTTGCCGAGGTCGTGGCCGCCGTCGAGGAT comes from Streptomyces sp. FXJ1.172 and encodes:
- a CDS encoding NB-ARC domain-containing protein, whose amino-acid sequence is MAVTAVGTVVSGALSGAGGDAGRRTSERLYDLLSRGRRAGHDSRSAQDGSQRPRLPVTGPEQTEAARHLLELARRSPEFAREVTEWVRDASWLSPRTVPAVAHGASRPQMLPPTTAAFTDRAEVLAWLTALLDEEGRPPGAPVVAVLTGPAGIGKTAACVHVANELRERFPDGVLFADLAGASVGTALAPSDVLARFLERLGVPSAMVPGDEARQRDLYRDCTADRRLIVVLDNALDDAQVIPLLPASPTCLVLVAGRYRLPRLVGEHGARPYTLGPLSAEDCVTLIRRVAGRDRPSAPDAVVRAVVEGTGGIPLAVCTTGAGLAVRHQLTWERVAQQLSGRMQGHDEEGTAVREGTPDGTADPGPGPDPVRLAQDVAYGELTPDCAAFYRALAVWPWPTVTVLTAAHAAGVGEDEARVLLEELARAHLLEEVGEERYRFHDLTRAHAHGLAEAEDGHGRMAAAVRRVAVAQLRFAAGADFRVMPLRWRLGPAYRGLALPEHRDPADGKRALAELRAERENLAAVVRAAAHHGFDDLVWQLCEAMWGLHLLLGFHAQWIDTHLLGVEAARRSAAEFGDPRAVGRMWTQLAFGHLGSGQVAQAADALEQARAADRACGHHRGEATAVEALGLLRLKQWEFAAAQGCFEDAQEILRRIGPGEDGRDDVPRAMALLAHHIGRAQTKQRHFPAAVARLNDALAQFRRLPGGGDAYNAGRVYMSLGDAHLDAGDAEQARVCLDGAVEAMTEAGAGLQLADAVETRARCHRLSGRPAQEADDLRRAAAAYEEHDNHIGLARVRARLAELEG
- a CDS encoding WD40 repeat domain-containing protein, with translation MLQTDTFLGRLVLELGAHPPDAPPPGGDRLGARLVTALAARPLPAVGATALAPPPRPCRTPSRTRWLPGLLTSWLVVLACLTSAAVQGTLPSPWQSAAPERAGAVQPERWRPDAGQLGRAGAAAFTPDGRRLVTVTGSGVDTWDLTEPGHPERVRLGRGPAGVTALGISPDGRTLVTAGAREVRALAMDSGRPRWSLEGVTGQVKALLVTGHDVLLAASGRGGATELTELRPGHAGPRSPVALADLAARARAARFSPDGRTLALADTSGAVRLWNLVDPRRPRAAGPPFAPGGRDVDSLAFSPDGRVLATVNGGRAVRLWDVSDAAHPRCLGRPLTGAEQVTGVAFSPDARLVATVSAAGTASLWRRGPAAGR
- a CDS encoding phosphatidylinositol-specific phospholipase C domain-containing protein; this translates as MRVMRRLAALVGAAALLAVVPGNAHAASAKFSETTAIGTHNAYDKSKYTYFAQALDSGASLLEIDIYADSLNKRWRVSHSNPIGNDNNCEDAKTPGELYSKDRNQDFGSCLDNIAAWNQLHPDHPPIVFKTEMKAGFNNDAGLGPDEFDTLISQKLGSSVYKPSDLLGSSYSTLDAAAKANAWPGRDSLRGKFVFEVIPGTVEMNNPFDHYWTDQEYGDHLRDLYAAGNIARAEAFPAVLGAAGGDPRASRWTSDTSIRPWFVFFDGDAATYVNNGYDTSFYSANHYILIMTDAYAVSPAISSTAPTDAEVAARLALLAGDHASIITSDWSSKPASVLSSVVTRS
- a CDS encoding glycoside hydrolase family 25 protein, with the translated sequence MLRGIDVSAYQSSSYDTSGLSFAFVKATEGRSYTSPHAATQAKTARDAGLVVGFYHFLWPGDLTAQAEYFVTKAPSRAGDILAVDWETTGDGTHASNAEKDAFIRKVKSLRPAHRVILYTNRDFWLNIDTTSYAGDGLWIADYVTAGHPRIKAKWRFHQYTSDPHDKDVADFPSKAALQQWADG
- a CDS encoding NADPH-dependent F420 reductase, encoding MKIGIIGAGNIGGNLTRRLTALGHDVSVANSRGPETLRELAEETGATAVRAQDAAKGAEVVVVTVPLKAVPSLPSGLLDGMAEGAVVIDTGNYYPQQRDGRIAAIEDEGLTESRWTEQHLGHPVVKAFNGTYAADILDRPRPRGAADRMALPVAGDDAAAKAKVRALIDELGFDTVDAGGIDDSWRQQPDSPVYGLQAGTEAVEKALAEASPERPAGFRG
- a CDS encoding EF-hand domain-containing protein; translation: MADIEEARKQFERIDANGDGFITAAEFKHALAEGGDWNVTEEVAAAIIKQRDLNGDKVLSFDEFWAYLNK
- a CDS encoding helix-turn-helix domain-containing protein, which produces MTDDGTGLLTIGELARATGLTVRTIRYWSDEGVLTPVTRSPGGYRLYDSAGVARLELIRTLRELGLGLTDVRRVLAGERSVAEVAATHVVALDAQIRALKVTRAVLSTVARRGSSAEEMTLMNKLARLSAAQRQRIVDDFVEEIFHGLDTADPWIRERTRSIGVQLPDDPTPEQVDAWVELAELLQNPGFRAAMRKMIEFNAADRAPGTPPGSSARFFQRLVELAGAAREAGVAPESPEADAVLVELFGEGTDRAAVLRRIDLGDEVVRYRELAAVIKGSPEPPRFQEEFGWVVAALKAWPGR
- a CDS encoding YncE family protein yields the protein MRTTKAARLLAAGAALTALTLLSACSSGSSKGHDEALGSKPPAQPQVNQKRVDVLPGMPPVENPEDLYAADRPGQLSPVVKDFPSRVYVPNTNSNTVTVIDPKTYKVIDTFPVGRQPQHVVPSWDLKTLWVNNDLGNSLTPIDPRTGEPGKPVPVHDPYNLYFTPDGRYAVVMASMDRELVFRDAHTMKVVKTLPVHCYGVNHADFSPDGRYFIVSCEFSGDLLKVDTARMEVVDHQKLPYRGAMPQDVKISPDGKLFYVADMVANGLWILDGDNFTKPRFLYTGKGCHGLYVSRDSREMYISNRGEGTISVFDFAQDKLTMKWRLPGGGSPDMGGVSADGKVLWLSGRYNSEVYAIDTRTGRQLARIKVGSGPHGLAVYPQPGRYSLGHTGVFR
- a CDS encoding polysaccharide deacetylase family protein yields the protein MVRVTTSNRREVLRAGAGLVAGGALAAGCGAGQTAAPTTPGSASPSAARASGHPSAGAQAAPAPRAYPGLPAQITHGPRTRPQVALTFHGQGDPGIAHSLLSTAEQHGARLTVLAVGTWLDEHPDVARRILDGGHDLGNHTQRHISVNTMAEAAARKEITDCADRLKRLTGSIGTWFRPSRSPTASPLVARLAREAGYPHVLSYDVDSLDYTSPGAAAITRKVLAEVRNGSVVSMHFGYPGTVAALPDVLHELDRRKLRAVTTTELLS